From Canis aureus isolate CA01 chromosome 7, VMU_Caureus_v.1.0, whole genome shotgun sequence, a single genomic window includes:
- the BAG6 gene encoding large proline-rich protein BAG6 isoform X19 codes for MEPTDSTSTTSSMEEPDSLEVLVKTLDSQTRTFIVGAQCRGGPQAQHSQPPPQTPAVASEPVALSSQTSEAVESEVPPREPMEAEEVEERASAQSPELTPSGPAPVGPAPAPETNAPNHPSPAEYVEVLQELQRLESRLQPFLQRYYEVLGTAATTDYNNNQEGREEDQRLINLVGESLRLLGNTFVALSDLRCNLACAPPRHLHVVRPMSHYTTPMVLQQAAIPIQINVGTTVTMTGNGTRPPPTANAEAAPPGPGQASSLAPTSTTVESSTEGAPPPGPAPPPTTSHPRVIRISHQSVEPVVMMHMNIQDSGTQPGGVPSAPTGPLGPPGHGQTLGSTLIQLPSLPPEFMHAVAHQITHQAMVAAVASAAAGQQVPGFPTAPTRVVIARPTPPQARPSHPGGPPVSGTLQGSGLGTNASLAQMVSGLVGQLLMQPVLVAQGTPGMAPPPAPATASASAGTTNTATTAGPAPGGPAQPPPPQPSAADLQFSQLLGNLLGPAGPGAGGPGMASPTITVAMPGVPAFLQGMTDFLQAAQTAPPPPPPPPPPPPAPEQQTVPPPGSPSGGTGSPGGLGLESLSPEFFTSVVQGVLNSLLGSLGARAGSSESIAAFIQRLSGSSNIFEPGADGALGFFGALLSLLCQNFSMVDVVMLLHGHFQPLQRLQPQLRSFFHQHYLGGQEPTPGNIRTATHTLITGLEEYVRESFSLVQVQPGVDIIRTNLEFLQEQFNSIAAHVLHCTDSGFGARLLELCNQGLFECLALNLHCLGGQQMELAAVINGRIRRMSRGVNPSLVSWLTTMMGLRLQVVLEHMPVGPDAILRYVRRVGDPPQPLPEEPMEVQGSERTSPEPQRENASPAPGTTAEEAMSRGPPPAPEGGGGGGSREEQDGAAAETEPWAAAVPPEWVPIIQQDIQSQRKVKPQPPLSDAYLSGMPAKRRKTMQGEGPQLLLSEAVSRAAKAAGARPLTSPESLSRDLEAPEVQESYRQQLRADIQKRLQEDPNYSPQRFPNAHRAFTDDP; via the exons TGTCGAGGGGGACCCCAAGCACAGCATAGTCAGCCGCCCCCCCAGACACCAGCTGTGGCCTCGGAGCCGGTAGCCTTGAGCTCTCAAACATCAGAAGCAGTTGAGAGTGAAGTGCCTCCTCGGGAGCCTATGGAGGCAGAAGAAGTGGAGGAGCGTGCCTCAGCCCAGAGCCCGGAACTCACCCCTTCTGGCCCAGCCCCAGTGGGCCCAGCACCTGCCCCAGAGACAAATGCACCCAA TCATCCTTCCCCTGCGGAGTATGTCGAAGTGCTTCAGGAGCTACAGCGGCTtgagagccgccttcagcccttcTTGCAGCGCTACTACGAGGTTCTGGGTACTGCTGCCACCACGGACTACAACAATAAC CAGGAGGGCCGAGAAGAGGACCAGCGCTTGATCAACTTAGTGGGGGAGAGCCTGCGGCTGCTGGGTAACACTTTCGTGGCGCTGTCTGACCTGCGCTGCAATCTGGCCTGTGCGCCCCCACGACACCTGCATGTGGTCCGGCCCATGTCTCACTACACTACCCCCATGGTGCTTCAGCAAGCAGCCATTCCCATCCAG ATCAATGTGGGAACCACTGTGACCATGACGGGGAATGGGACTCGGCCCCCCCCAACTGCCAATGCGGAGGCAGCTCCCCCTGGTCCTGGGCAGGCCTCGTCCCTGGCTCCCACTTCTACCACTGTCGAGTCTTCAACCGAGGGGGCTCCCCCGCCAGGGCCAGCTCCCCCCCCAACCACCAGTCACCCGAGGGTCATCCGAATTTCCCACCAGAGCGTGGAACCCGTGGTCATGATGCACATGAATATCCAAG ATTCCGGCACACAGCCTGGTGGAGTTCCGAGTGCTCCCACTGGCCCCCTAGGACCCCCTGGTCATGGCCAGACCCTGG gctccaccctcatccagctgccctccctgccccctgagTTCATGCACGCCGTCGCCCACCAGATCACTCATCAGGCCATGGTGGCAGCTGTTGCCTCCGCGGCCGCAG GACAACAGGTGCCAGGCTTCCCTACGGCTCCGACCCGGGTGGTGATTGCCCGGCCCACCCCTCCACAGGCTCGGCCTTCCCATCCTGGGGGGCCCCCCGTCTCGGGTACTCTA CAGGGCTCCGGGCTAGGTACCAATGCTTCTCTGGCCCAGATGGTGAGCGGCCTTGTGGGGCAGCTCCTGATGCAGCCTGTTCTGGTGG CTCAGGGGACCCCAGGAATGGCTCCACCTCCAGCCCCTGCCACTGCTTCAGCTAGTGCCGGCACTACCAACACCGCTACCACAGCTGGCCCTGCTCCCGGGGGGCCTGCCCAGCCTCCTCCCCCTCAGCCCTCGGCCGCCGACCTGCAGTTCTCTCAGCTCCTGGGGAACTTGCTGGGGCCAGCAGGGCCTGGGGCCGGCGGGCCTGGCATGGCTTCTCCCACCATCACCGTGGCCATGCCCGGCGTCCCCGCCTTTCTACAGGGCATGACTGACTTTCTGCAG GCAGCACAGAcagcccctccacccccgccgccgccgccgcccccgcccccagcaccgGAGCAGCAGACTGTGCCCCCACCAGGGTCCCCTTCTGGTGGCACAGGGAGTCCTGGAGGCCTGGGTCTTGAGAGCCTTTCACCGGAGTTTTTTACATCTGTGGTGCAGGGTGTGCTGAACTCCCtgctgggctccctgggggcGCGGGCCGGCAGCAGTGAGAGCATCGCTGCTTTCATCCAGCGCCTCAGCGGATCCAGTAACATCTTCGAGCCTGGGGCAGATGGGGCCCTCG GATTCTTCGGGGCCCTGCTTTCTCTTTTGTGCCAGAACTTTTCCATGGTAGACGTGGTGATGCTTCTTCACGGCCATTTCCAGCCACTGCAGCGGCTCCAGCCCCAGCTGCGGTCCTTTTTCCACCAGCACTACCTGGGTGGCCAAGAGCCCACACCCGGTAACATACGG ACGGCGACCCACACATTGATCACGGGGCTGGAAGAATACGTGCGGGAGAGTTTC TCTTTGGTGCAGGTTCAGCCTGGTGTGGACATCATCCGGACCAACCTGGAGTTTCTCCAGGAGCAGTTCAACAGCATTGCTGCTCATGTGCTGCACTGCACAG ATAGTGGATTTGGGGCCCGTTTGTTGGAGTTGTGTAACCAGGGCCTGTTTGAGTGCCTGGCCCTCAACCTGCACTGCTTGGGGGGCCAGCAGATGGAACTCGCTGCTGTCATCAATGGCCGGATA CGTCGCATGTCTCGTGGGGTGAACCCGTCCCTGGTGAGCTGGCTGACCACTATGATGGGGCTGAGGCTTCAGGTGGTTCTGGAGCACATGCCTGTGGGCCCCGATGCCATCCTCAGATACGTCCGCAGGGTTGGCGACCCACCCCAG CCACTTCCTGAGGAGCCGATGGAAGTTCAGGGATCAGAGAGGACTTCTCCTGAGCCTCAG CGGGAGAATGCCTCCCCGGCCCCAGGAACAACGGCAGAAGAGGCCATGTCTCGAGGGCCTCCTCCTGCACctgagggcggcggcggcggcggctcccgtGAAGAGCAGGACGGAGCTGCAGCCGAGACTGAGCCTTGGGCAGCTGCCGTCCCCCCA GAGTGGGTCCCGATTATCCAGCAGGACATTCAGAGCCAGCGGAAAGTGAAGCCGCAGCCCCCCTTGAGCGATGCCTACCTCAGTGGTATGCCTGCCAAGAGACGCAAG ACGATGCAGGGTGAGGGCCCCCAGCTGCTTCTCTCAGAGGCCGTGAGCCGGGCAGCTAAGGCAGCCGGAGCTCGGCCCCTGACGAGCCCCGAGAGCCTGAGCCGGGACCTGGAGGCACCAGAGGTTCAGGAGAGCTACAGGCAGCAG ctccgGGCTGATATACAGAAGCGACTGCAGGAAGACCCCAACTACAGCCCCCAGCGCTTCCCTAATGCCCACCGGGCCTTCACTGATGATCCCTAG